From a region of the Desmodus rotundus isolate HL8 chromosome 7, HLdesRot8A.1, whole genome shotgun sequence genome:
- the ZNF770 gene encoding zinc finger protein 770 — translation MAENNLKMLKIEQCIVANRLPRNRPYICNICFKHFETPSKLARHYLIHTGQKPFECDVCHKTFRQLVHLERHQLTHNLPFKCSICQRHFKNLKTFVKHQHLHNETYQNDVKQVRRLLEAKQEKPVYGMYHTFTTEEKRTLHPCSVSDPTYGPTKKRKNIHACTICSKMFPSQSKLDRHALIHTGQRPFKCVLCSKSFRQSTHLKIHQLTHSEERPFQCCFCQKGFKIQSKLLKHKQIHTRNKTFQALSLKVKSPESYPLPNKLNAKQDGFENGDIGESEENNQLDVHSIYIVPFQCPECEECFESEQILNGHKCFPARSGKIPSSFKRSLNYKTIVKKILAKLKRVGSKKLDNFQSAKKVFKKGFLKNCDFSSGEQSPEQTQRTFMGSLGKHGTYKKVGNKKKALTLPSSWQKHFQSQNVGKNLKGILTTEHLLTMDNSVNNKEISISGSSGEEFFDNCEVLQCGFSVPNENMPTGHKMCPCDKCEKVFPSISKLQRHYLIHTGQRPFACNVCGKSFRQSAHLKRHKLTHTEKIPYRRSLCQVQFDKLSKLFIHPGDNVNYNASQQCQTLGFQKCEAPDLGQTSEIKVKAESEDFILGTHYRNRQPHLSSALLESEQSLHSRCRSYSGHTEKNDGLLYPCSVCSKSFRSPSKLERHYLIHAGQKPFECSVCGKTFRQAPHWKRHQLTHFKE, via the coding sequence ATGgctgaaaacaatttaaaaatgctaaagaTTGAACAGTGTATAGTAGCCAACAGACTACCAAGAAACAGGCCATATATTTGCAACATTTGCTTCAAGCACTTTGAAACCCCATCAAAGTTAGCCAGGCATTACCTCATTCATACTGGTCAGAAGCCGTTTGAATGCGATGTGTGTCATAAAACCTTCAGGCAACTAGTTCATCTGGAGAGACATCAACTAACTCATAATCTGCCTTTTAAATGCAGCATTTGTCAGCGCCACTTTAAAAATCTGAAGACGTTTGTGAAGCACCAACACCTTCATAATGAAACCTACCAGAATGATGTTAAACAGGTCAGAAGATTGCTGGAGGCCAAGCAAGAAAAACCAGTGTATGGAATGTATCATACTTTTACCACAGAAGAGAAAAGGACGTTACACCCGTGTTCTGTGTCCGATCCCACCTACGGCcctacaaagaaaagaaagaatattcaCGCATGTACAATCTGCAGCAAGATGTTTCCATCACAATCAAAACTTGATAGGCATGCACTTATTCATACTGGTCAGAGGCCTTTTAAATGTGTCCTGTGCAGTAAATCTTTCCGACAGTCAACTCACTTAAAAATCCACCAACTCACACATTCAGAAGAAAGACCTTTTCAATGTTGTTTCTGTCAAAAAGGATTTAAGATTCAGAGCAAACTTCtaaagcataaacaaatccatacCAGGAATAAGACTTTTCAGGCTCTTTCATTAAAGGTGAAGAGTCCAGAATCATACCCCCTGCCTAATAAATTAAACGCAAAGCAGGATGGTTTTGAAAATGGTGATATAGGTGAATCCGAGGAGAATAATCAACTTGATGTCCACTCTATTTATATCGTTCCTTTTCAATGTCCAGAGTGCGAAGAGTGTTTTGAATCAGAGCAGATTCTCAATGGACACAAGTGTTTTCCTGCCAgaagtggcaaaattccaagcAGTTTCAAAAGAAGCCTCAACTATAAAACCATTGTTAAAAAAATCTTGGCCAAGCTGAAACGTGTTGGGAGTAAGAAATTAGATAATTTTCAATCTgcgaaaaaagtatttaaaaaaggTTTCTTAAAAAACTGTGATTTTAGTTCTGGCGAGCAGAGCCCTGAACAAACCCAGAGGACATTTATGGGTTCTCTTGGCAAACATGGAACATACAAGAAagttggcaataaaaagaaagcattgaCTTTGCCATCTTCTTGGCAAAAACACTTCCAGAGCCAAAATGTGGGAAAAAACTTGAAGGGTATCCTTACGACAGAACACTTGTTAACAATGGATAATTCagtgaataataaagaaatatctaTCAGTGGTTCATCAGGTGAGGAATTCTTTGATAACTGTGAAGTGCTTCAGTGTGGTTTTTCAGTTCCAAATGAAAACATGCCTACTGGACATAAGATGTGTCCTTGTGACAAATGTGAGAAAGTATTTCCTTCCATATCCAAACTACAAAGACACTATTTAATTCATACTGGACAGAGGCCTTTTGCCTGTAATGTTTGTGGGAAGTCTTTTAGACAGTCAGCTCacttaaaaagacataaattaaCTCATACTGAAAAGATTCCTTATAGAAGATCTCTTTGCCAAGTACAGTTTGACAAGTTGAGCAAACTTTTCATTCATCCAGGTGATAATGTTAACTATAATGCTTCCCAACAATGCCAGACTCTGGGTTTTCAAAAATGTGAGGCCCCAGATTTGGGTCaaacatcagaaataaaagttaAGGCAGAATCAGAGGATTTCATTCTTGGTACCCACTATAGGAACAGGCAGCCCCATCTCTCCAGTGCACTTCTGGAATCAGAGCAGAGCCTTCATAGCCGCTGCCGTAGTTATTCAGGACATACTGAGAAGAATGATGGCCTTCTTTACCCATGCAGTGTGTGTTCTAAAAGTTTTAGATCTCCTTCTAAACTGGAAAGACACTATTTAATTCATGCAGGGCAGAAGCCATTTGAATGCTCAGTTTGTGGCAAAACATTCAGACAGGCTCCTCACTGGAAGAGGCATCAACTTACTCACTTTAAGGAATGA